In Oscillatoria acuminata PCC 6304, a single window of DNA contains:
- a CDS encoding cofactor assembly of complex C subunit B — MDTTTLSSTFFLTLLMTIGLFFFIRASVKDRTEEMQWVTEQPEESILPELQGYFDRRAYRVKAVDGERNQVTFEGYVRPSWFLAIFLTLLAAVGMFCLALILSMVIPTGGNLFLGLILLSPVAGWFYWQNSGRMEQVSLQVKSLESSGDNPTQNRITVTGHRDELAVLKQTLGPQYRQG; from the coding sequence ATGGATACGACGACTCTCTCTTCAACGTTTTTTTTAACCCTACTCATGACGATCGGGTTGTTTTTCTTTATTCGCGCCTCGGTGAAGGACCGAACGGAGGAAATGCAATGGGTAACCGAACAGCCGGAAGAGTCGATTTTGCCTGAGTTGCAAGGGTATTTCGATCGCCGCGCTTATCGGGTGAAGGCAGTAGATGGGGAACGTAATCAAGTCACGTTTGAAGGATATGTCCGTCCCAGTTGGTTTCTGGCGATTTTCTTGACCCTGTTGGCGGCAGTGGGGATGTTCTGTTTGGCCCTAATTCTCTCAATGGTCATCCCAACAGGGGGGAATTTATTTCTGGGGTTGATTCTGTTGTCCCCAGTTGCTGGATGGTTTTATTGGCAAAATTCGGGTCGTATGGAACAGGTGTCTCTCCAAGTCAAATCTCTGGAGAGTTCTGGGGATAATCCGACCCAAAATAGAATTACAGTCACGGGTCATCGGGATGAGTTGGCCGTACTGAAGCAAACCTTGGGACCTCAGTACCGTCAGGGTTAG
- the glgX gene encoding glycogen debranching protein GlgX, whose amino-acid sequence MVSQPINMHLEVWPGKVYPLGSYWDGKGTNFALFSENATAVELCLFDKDGKEQQVSITEVDNHVWHGYIPGISPGQRYGYRVHGPYDPGAGHRFNPNKLLIDPYAKAIEGDVINGPELSGYNWEDPEEDLSFSETDSAHLIPKSIVIDESFDWEGDQLLQTPFHETIIYETHVKGFTKLQPNIPEEIRGTYSGLAHPAVISHLQTLGITAVELMPVHHFLAYPGHLADKELKNYWGYDSINFFAPYSGYSSATVPGEQVQEFKEMVKALHKAGIEVILDVVYNHTGEGNHLGPTVSMRGVDNACYYRLVDDNLRYNMDFTGCGNSLNVRHPQILKLIMDSLRYWVLEMHVDGFRFDLASALARELYDVNNLGSFFNIIHQDPVLSDVKLIAEPWDVGPGGYQVGNFPLLWSEWNGRYRDTVRDFWRGEDRTLGEFAYRFTGSSDLYETTGRSPYASINFITAHDGFPLYDLVSYNEKHNEANEENNCDGESHNRSWNCGAEGDTDDPQVLALRERQKRNFLVTLMLSQGIPMLLAGDEMERSQGGNNNAYCQDSEISWLNWEFPEEKAQLLDFTRQLIYFRRKHPVFQRRKWFQGRPIYGKTVNDIAWFNPDGSEMEDEEWGVGFAKAIAVFLNGQEIPRRNRYGQRVIDESFIVFFNAHWESIEFKLPEGLNEQQWVALIDTKEPSFLEDGPTYTGDKAVPVFGQSVLVLRRAE is encoded by the coding sequence GTGGTGAGTCAACCGATCAATATGCATTTAGAAGTATGGCCCGGTAAAGTCTATCCCTTGGGATCCTACTGGGATGGTAAAGGCACAAATTTTGCTTTATTTAGTGAAAACGCCACTGCCGTAGAACTCTGTTTATTTGACAAAGACGGGAAAGAGCAACAGGTTTCTATAACCGAAGTCGATAACCATGTCTGGCATGGCTACATCCCCGGAATCTCCCCGGGACAGCGCTATGGATATCGAGTGCATGGGCCATACGACCCCGGTGCAGGTCATCGCTTCAACCCCAACAAACTCCTGATTGACCCCTACGCCAAAGCCATCGAAGGAGATGTCATCAACGGACCCGAACTCTCCGGCTATAACTGGGAAGACCCCGAAGAAGACCTCTCCTTCAGCGAAACCGATAGCGCTCATTTAATCCCCAAATCCATCGTGATTGATGAGTCCTTTGATTGGGAAGGGGACCAACTCTTACAAACCCCCTTCCATGAAACCATCATCTACGAAACCCACGTTAAAGGATTTACCAAACTTCAACCGAATATCCCCGAAGAAATACGCGGAACCTATAGTGGACTAGCGCATCCGGCGGTAATTTCTCACCTGCAAACCTTGGGGATTACGGCAGTCGAACTGATGCCGGTTCATCACTTCCTCGCCTATCCTGGACATCTCGCAGATAAAGAACTCAAAAATTATTGGGGTTACGACTCCATCAATTTCTTCGCCCCTTATTCCGGTTATAGTTCCGCAACTGTACCGGGAGAACAGGTGCAGGAATTTAAAGAAATGGTCAAGGCCCTGCATAAAGCCGGTATCGAAGTCATTTTGGATGTGGTGTACAACCACACCGGAGAAGGCAATCACCTCGGTCCCACAGTGTCCATGCGGGGGGTAGATAATGCCTGCTACTATCGCCTCGTGGATGACAATCTCCGGTATAACATGGATTTCACGGGATGCGGCAATTCTCTGAACGTGCGCCATCCGCAAATCCTAAAATTAATTATGGATAGTCTGCGCTACTGGGTGCTAGAAATGCACGTGGATGGGTTCCGATTTGATTTAGCATCGGCCCTGGCGCGGGAATTGTATGACGTCAACAATCTCGGGTCTTTCTTTAATATCATCCATCAGGACCCGGTCCTTTCCGATGTGAAACTGATTGCTGAACCCTGGGATGTCGGTCCCGGAGGCTATCAGGTGGGGAATTTTCCCCTGTTATGGTCCGAGTGGAATGGGCGATATCGCGATACCGTGCGTGACTTTTGGCGGGGAGAGGACCGGACGTTAGGTGAATTTGCCTATCGGTTTACTGGGAGTTCGGATTTATATGAAACCACGGGGCGCAGTCCTTATGCCAGCATTAACTTTATCACGGCTCACGATGGCTTTCCGCTCTACGATTTAGTTAGCTACAACGAGAAGCATAATGAAGCCAATGAGGAAAATAACTGTGATGGGGAGAGTCACAATCGGTCCTGGAATTGTGGTGCAGAAGGAGATACAGATGATCCACAGGTGTTGGCCTTGCGAGAACGCCAAAAGCGGAATTTTCTGGTGACTCTGATGCTGTCCCAGGGTATCCCCATGTTGTTGGCGGGGGATGAGATGGAACGCTCTCAAGGGGGAAATAATAATGCCTATTGTCAGGATAGTGAAATTTCTTGGCTGAATTGGGAGTTTCCCGAGGAAAAAGCCCAGTTGTTAGATTTTACTCGGCAACTGATTTATTTCCGGCGCAAGCATCCGGTGTTTCAGCGGCGTAAGTGGTTTCAGGGCCGCCCGATTTATGGGAAGACGGTGAATGATATTGCCTGGTTCAATCCCGATGGCAGCGAGATGGAGGATGAAGAGTGGGGTGTGGGGTTTGCTAAGGCGATCGCTGTCTTTTTAAATGGGCAGGAAATTCCCCGGCGCAATCGGTATGGTCAGCGAGTCATTGACGAAAGTTTCATCGTGTTCTTTAATGCCCATTGGGAATCCATCGAGTTTAAGTTACCCGAGGGCTTAAATGAACAGCAGTGGGTGGCCCTGATTGATACCAAGGAACCCAGCTTTTTGGAAGATGGCCCCACCTATACTGGGGATAAGGCAGTCCCGGTTTTCGGGCAATCGGTGCTTGTGTTAAGGCGTGCGGAGTAG
- a CDS encoding thioredoxin family protein, with amino-acid sequence MSLTPSTMLALGTPAPDFQLPDVVTHKMISLETFGDKTALVVMFICQHCPFVKHIQEELANIGRDYHDRSVGIVAISSNSVETHPQDAPEHLKAMALTLGFSFPYCYDETQQVATAYTAACTPDFFVFDRSRRLVYRGQLDDSRPGNHQPVTGKDLRSAIDAVLAGDSIPEDQKPSIGCNIKWKPGHEPAYYGAW; translated from the coding sequence ATGAGTTTAACCCCTTCAACCATGCTGGCACTGGGAACCCCAGCACCGGATTTTCAACTCCCGGATGTGGTCACCCACAAGATGATCTCCCTGGAAACCTTTGGCGATAAGACCGCACTAGTGGTGATGTTTATCTGTCAACATTGCCCTTTTGTCAAGCATATTCAAGAAGAACTGGCCAATATTGGCCGGGATTATCACGATCGCTCAGTGGGAATTGTAGCCATTAGCTCTAATTCCGTGGAGACTCATCCCCAGGATGCCCCAGAACATCTCAAAGCAATGGCATTAACGTTAGGATTTTCCTTTCCCTATTGTTACGATGAAACGCAACAGGTGGCAACTGCCTATACTGCCGCTTGCACCCCAGATTTTTTTGTCTTTGATCGCAGTCGCCGCCTGGTGTATCGGGGTCAACTTGATGACAGTCGTCCGGGGAATCATCAACCTGTGACGGGAAAAGACTTGCGTTCAGCGATCGATGCGGTATTGGCGGGAGACTCCATCCCGGAAGACCAAAAACCTAGCATTGGCTGCAATATTAAATGGAAACCCGGCCATGAACCGGCCTATTATGGGGCATGGTAA